A single Anomalospiza imberbis isolate Cuckoo-Finch-1a 21T00152 chromosome 15, ASM3175350v1, whole genome shotgun sequence DNA region contains:
- the NEUROG1 gene encoding neurogenin-1, giving the protein MMPAEAPSSGDGAEPGAPRERRRRRGRARARTEALLHTLKRSRRVKANDRERNRMHHLNAALDELRSVLPTFPDDTKLTKIETLRFAYNYIWALSETLRLAEQCLPPPPAFRGAAAPPSPGSDAGSWLSSASPSAPSLCASASGPSSPATSEDCAYAPADSLRGFRGLPAGPGAPLR; this is encoded by the exons AT GATGCCCGCCGAGGCGCCCAGCAGCGGCGACGGCGCGGAGCCCGGCGCTCCGCGGGAGCGGCGGAGACGGCGCGGCCGTGCGCGGGCGCGGACCGAGGCGCTGCTGCACACGCTGAAGCGCAGCCGGCGGGTCAAGGCCAACGACCGGGAGCGGAACCGCATGCACCACCTCAACGCCGCCCTGGACGAGCTCCGCAGCGTCCTGCCCACCTTCCCCGACGACACCAAGCTCACCAAGATCGAGACCCTGCGCTTCGCCTACAACTACATCTGGGCCCTCTCCGAGACCCTCCGCCTGGCCGAGCAGTgcctcccgccgccccccgccttccgcggggccgccgcgccccccagccccggcagcgACGCGGGGTCCTGGCTGTCCAGCGCCTCCCCGTCCGCCCCTTCGCTCTGCGCCTCCGCCTCCGGCCCCAGCAGCCCCGCCACCTCCGAGGACTGCGCTTATGCGCCCGCTGACAGCCTAAGGGGCTTCCGCGGGCTGCCCGCCGGCCCGGGCGCGCCCCTCCGCTAG